The proteins below are encoded in one region of Lactuca sativa cultivar Salinas chromosome 3, Lsat_Salinas_v11, whole genome shotgun sequence:
- the LOC128132945 gene encoding uncharacterized protein LOC128132945, giving the protein MAIWNNNHSLLHIVPAIKNHSSIGYFNRSCTKIRASVYPRDFQMFESKLKEDQAVYIRSPTIAPNKYTFKISDVTSKLNLHGRTTVNECLHFQSKTTYGFSFVSFETIISSTATSNESIDIIGEVVSLGKLDSRDVSKSLHRLPLQIRNLEGLQVNVTLFGDIAYQLISYLEAHKEVGRVIVLLQFARINVYNATPSINSYYEQTRMFINANLPEIVTFTDSLVGLRGLQNPSASLTVESSKSYSESDDFLNNYKVKNVVDLIEPQVVGQYIIVGTIYGICQDIDWYYDACTNCGKKVETKDVFSGPDSGDASVVLKCNGDNCKNKKISSVPRYKIPIRVQDDSGTITLTLFDRDAYRLVKKRARDLIDKIKLAGDNPRLYPYDLKCLEHKKMAFKIDVNSFNVSNNYNRFGILGYTVDSNVIDALEKKLAVEAGSPANADDTEIASHEVSQETKSLKDAISQTGDNLTPTLPGKFEATSPFKYNSPTIVKKRNVGDTIDVDDYDNVNSSTKVPQLNSKVDANTGLLIPKLEK; this is encoded by the exons ATGGCAATATG gaATAACAATCATTCTTTACTGCATATTGTTCCAGCAATCAAGAATCATTCTTCAATCGGCTACTTCAATCGTTCT TGTACAAAAATCCGAGCAAGTGTGTATCCAAGAGATTTTCAAATGTTTGAGTCCAAATTGAAAGAAGATCAAGCTGTTTACATCCGGTCCCCCACTATCGCTCCTAACAAATACACTTTTAAAATAAGTGATGTAACCTCCAAGTTAAATTTGCATGGAAGAACAACTGTTAACGAGTGTCTACACTTTCAATCCAAAACAACATATGGATTttcttttgtttcttttgaaaCAATTATCTCTTCAACAGCTACATCTAATGAATCAATTG ACATTATTGGTGAAGTTgtttcattaggaaagcttgattCCCGTGATGTCAGCAAATCTCTACATAGACTGCCTTTACAAATAAGAAACTTAGA AGGTTTGCAGGTTAACGTTACGTTGTTTGGAGATATTGCATACCAGTTAATTTCTTATCTTGAAGCTCATAAAGAAGTTGGTCGTGTGATTGTCCTTTTGCAATTTGCAAGAATTAATGTCTATAACG CAACACCTTCTATTAACAGTTATTATGAACAAACACGGATGTTCATAAATGCTAATCTTCCCGAAATTGTTACATTCACAGATAG CTTGGTTGGATTACGAGGACTTCAAAACCCTTCTGCTTCTTTGACTGTTGAAAGCTCTAAATCATATTCGGAATCTGATGACTTTTTGAATAATTACAAAGTTAAAAATGTTGTCGATTTGATAGAACCACAAGTG GTCGGCCAATATATCATTGTCGGGACCATTTATGGTATTTGCCAAGATATTGATTGGTATTATGATGCGTGTACAAACTGTGGAAAGAAAGTTGAAACAAAAGATGTGTTCAGTGGTCCAGATAGTGGTGATGCAAGTGTCGTTTTAAAATGCAATGGTGATAATTGTAAAAATAAGAAGATCTCTTCTGTTCCAAG gtataaaatacctATTCGTGTGCAAGATGATTCTGGAACAATCACTCTAACTCTCTTCGATAGAGATGCTTATAGACTCGTCAAAAAACGCGCACGTGATCTTATAGATAAAATCAAACTG GCTGGGGATAATCCAAGATTATATCCTTATGACCTCAAATGTTTGGAGCATAAAAAGATGGCTTTTAAGATAGATGttaatagttttaatgtatccaATAACTACAATCGGTTTGGGATACTTGGCTATACGGTTGATAGTAACGTTATCGATGCTTTGGAAAAAAAGTTAGCTGTCGAg GCAGGTAGTCCTGCAAATGCTGATGATACAGAAATCGCATCTCATGAAGTATCTCAAGAAACAAAGTCCTTAAAG GATGCGATATCGCAAACAGGTGATAATTTGACCCCAACATTGCCTGGCAAATTTGAAGCTACAAGTCCGTTCAAGTATAATTCCCCAACAATAGTAAAAAAACGAAATGTTGGAGATACCATTGATGTTGATGATTATGATAATGTGAATTCATCCACCAAGGTCCCTCAATTGAATTCCAAAGTTGATGCCAACACAGGTCTATTAATACCAAAGCTTGAAAAGTAA